TGCGCGAGCTCGACATCGTGCGCGGCGTGCCGAGCGTCATGCGGGTGGAAGGGGATGAGACCCCCTGATCTGTACGGGACGTGTACGGTCTGTCCCGGCATGACCCTGGTTCCGGGAGGGTTGGACGTTGGCAGAGGGTGACCCCGCACCGCTCGGCTATGTACGGACGCCGGCGGCGGCACCGGCCGATCTCGCCTTCGACGGCGGCCGGCCCGTGGTGGCCGGTGAGGTCGTCGAACCGCCGCTCACCTCGGCGGACGTGGTGCGGCTCCGGCCGTACGAAGGTCTGCGGGTGCGGTGGCCCGCCGACCGGCACGCGGTGCTCGACACCGTGCTCGACACAATGCTCCGGCTCGCCGCGGCGGGGGTGCCGCTGTACGCGGACGAGGTGCCGGCGTGGGTGAAGGAAGCGGACGCCGAGCTCTCGGGTCTGCTGACGTCGTGGGGTCCCTCCCTTGCGGACCCCTCGGTGCGGTCGGTGCGTGATCTGCGGCGCGAGGAGCACAGCGTGCGGCTGCGGCGGCACGCGTCGCGTCGGCCGGTCGCGCGCTCGGTGAGCGTGGTGATGTGCAGCAAGCGGTCCTATCTGCTGGCCGGCGCGCTGGAGCAGATCGCGCGGCAGCGGCACGTGGACGTCGAGCTGCTGCTGGGGCTGCACGGGGTGACGGCCTCGCATCCTGAGGTGCGAGCGGCGCTTGCGGGCTTCCCGCGGCCGCTGACCGTCGTCGAGGCGGACGCCGCGACGCCGTTCGGGGAAGTGCTGCGGGACGTCACCGCGCGCGCCTCTGGGGACGATCTGGCCAAGTGGGACGACGACGACTGGTACTCGCCCGAGCACATCGCCGACATGGCGCTGGCGCGCGAGTACTCCGGGGCCGACATCGTGGGGACGGCGGCAGAGTTCTTCTACCTGGAGCCGCTGGACCTGACGGTGCGGCGGACCGACTACACCAGCGAGGTGTTCTCCGACCACGTGGCCGGGGGGACGATCTTCGTGTCCCGCGAGCGGTACCAGGACGTCGGGGGGTTCGAGGGGGTCGTCCGAGGGGTGGACTCCACGTTCCTCAAGAACGCGCACGCCGCCGGCGCGCGGATCTACCGTTCGCAGGGCCTCGGGTACGTGCTGCGCCGCTCACTCGCCGAGGACCACACGTGGCGCCTTCCCCTCGCGCACTTCCTGCGGGTCGCGACCAACCAGTGGCGCGGCTTCCGTCCGAGCCGGATCCTGGAAGCCTCATGACCTCTCGCGTTCTCGCCGGCTCGTCCGGCGATTCCGGTGCCGTGGCGCCTTCCGGCTCGACCGCACGTGACGCCGCCGCCGTGCCGCGGGTCCGTGGCAACGACTACACCGTGCTCGACCCGCCGGCGCTCGGCGGCTTCACCCCCACGTCGCGGGTCAGCGTGGTCATCCCCGCCTACAACGGCCAGGAGGCGCTCGATCTGGTGCTCGCGGGGCTCGCCGCGCAGACGTACCCGGCGGAGCTGACCGAGGTCGTCGTGGTGGACAACGGCAGCGATCCGGCGCTGCGCCTGCCGGAGATCCGGCCTGCCGGGACGCGGCTGATAACCTGCGCCACACCGGGACGGGCCGACGCGCGCAACGCGGGGCTCGCGGCGTCCACGGGGGACGTCGTGCACTGGCTGGACGCCGACGTGATCCCCGATCGGCATGAGGTCGAGGCGCACATGCGGTGGCACCACACCGCGCCGTACCTGGTGGTGACCGGCTATCTGCGGTTCACCACCGCCGCGTTTCCGTCCCCTGAGGTGGTGGCGTCGGCCGGGGACCTCGCGGAGCTGTTCGAGCCCGCCGAGCCGCATGAGTGGCTGGTCGAGCTGGTGAACCGCACCAACGGGCTCACCGAGGCGGCCGGGAGGGCTTTCAGCCTGCACGTGGGTGGGGCCACGTCGGTGGGGCGGGTGCTGCTCGACCGGGCCGGGCCCATGGACGTGGACCTCGTGCTGGGGCAGGACACCGAGATGGGGTACCGGCTGGGGCAGGCCGGCGCGGTGTTCGTGCCTGAGCCGCTGGCGCGCGGATATCACCTCGGTCCTTCCATGCGGATGCGGGACAAGAAGCCGATCGACCGGGTGAGTCACGCGACGGTCGCCGACCGGGTGCCGGCGTACCGGTGGTTGCGGGGGCATCCGGCGCGGCAGTGGAAGGTGCCGTACCTGGAGGTGGTGGTCGAGGCCGCCGGGTACGAGGACACGCGGGCCACGGTGGACGCGGTGCTCGCGGGGACGGTGCCTGATGTGTCGGTGCTGGTCGTGGGACCGTGGGAGGGGCTCGCCGCTGAGCGGCGTGCGCCGTTGAAGGATCCGGCGCTCGATCTGGTGCTCGTGCGGGGGCACTACGCGTATGAGGGACGGGTTCGGCTGGTCGAGTCGGCGGCGTCGCGGGGTGCGCCGTTCCGGTTGTGCCTGCCGGCGGGGTGGGTGCCGGGGGAGGACACCCTGGCGCGGCTGCTCGATCTCGCTGTGGACGACGGTCACGGGCTGGTGAGTGTGCTGCTGGCCGAGTCACCTGAGGGGCTGGTCACGGCGCGTCTGGAGCGGTGTGCCGCCTTCTCGCGAGCGTCGATCATCACGTCCGGTGATCTTGACGATGTCGTGGACGACGTCTTCGGGAGTTTGTGGATGGACGGGGAGACCTGGGGGTTCGTGCCGGCCGGGTCCGCCGCGCCGATCAAGGGTCGCCGTGCGGCTTATCGGTCGCGTCTCGAGGCCGAGGCCGAGATCGCCAGGCTGACCAAGGAGACCGAGCGGCTACGCGGCCAGATCGCCAAGTGGCGGGACGAGTCGGCCAGGTGGCGCAAGTCGGCTGTCGACCTTCGTCGCGAGGTCGGCACGTTGCGCCGCGAGATCGGCGCCTTGAAGTCCAGCCGCATCCGTACCGTCATCAAGCGCATCTCCGTACGCCTTCCCCGCCGTCCCGGGGACGCGCAA
The window above is part of the Sphaerisporangium rubeum genome. Proteins encoded here:
- a CDS encoding glycosyltransferase — its product is MTSRVLAGSSGDSGAVAPSGSTARDAAAVPRVRGNDYTVLDPPALGGFTPTSRVSVVIPAYNGQEALDLVLAGLAAQTYPAELTEVVVVDNGSDPALRLPEIRPAGTRLITCATPGRADARNAGLAASTGDVVHWLDADVIPDRHEVEAHMRWHHTAPYLVVTGYLRFTTAAFPSPEVVASAGDLAELFEPAEPHEWLVELVNRTNGLTEAAGRAFSLHVGGATSVGRVLLDRAGPMDVDLVLGQDTEMGYRLGQAGAVFVPEPLARGYHLGPSMRMRDKKPIDRVSHATVADRVPAYRWLRGHPARQWKVPYLEVVVEAAGYEDTRATVDAVLAGTVPDVSVLVVGPWEGLAAERRAPLKDPALDLVLVRGHYAYEGRVRLVESAASRGAPFRLCLPAGWVPGEDTLARLLDLAVDDGHGLVSVLLAESPEGLVTARLERCAAFSRASIITSGDLDDVVDDVFGSLWMDGETWGFVPAGSAAPIKGRRAAYRSRLEAEAEIARLTKETERLRGQIAKWRDESARWRKSAVDLRREVGTLRREIGALKSSRIRTVIKRISVRLPRRPGDAQPLP
- a CDS encoding family 2 glycosyl transferase; the protein is MAEGDPAPLGYVRTPAAAPADLAFDGGRPVVAGEVVEPPLTSADVVRLRPYEGLRVRWPADRHAVLDTVLDTMLRLAAAGVPLYADEVPAWVKEADAELSGLLTSWGPSLADPSVRSVRDLRREEHSVRLRRHASRRPVARSVSVVMCSKRSYLLAGALEQIARQRHVDVELLLGLHGVTASHPEVRAALAGFPRPLTVVEADAATPFGEVLRDVTARASGDDLAKWDDDDWYSPEHIADMALAREYSGADIVGTAAEFFYLEPLDLTVRRTDYTSEVFSDHVAGGTIFVSRERYQDVGGFEGVVRGVDSTFLKNAHAAGARIYRSQGLGYVLRRSLAEDHTWRLPLAHFLRVATNQWRGFRPSRILEAS